In Palaemon carinicauda isolate YSFRI2023 chromosome 38, ASM3689809v2, whole genome shotgun sequence, a single window of DNA contains:
- the LOC137630061 gene encoding uncharacterized protein codes for MQESTEQEHWRAGKRLRAGEHEHASECWRAGESGVQESPGAQETTGALASAGELESACAQETAGTQESTVPESAGAQVSSGMQASVGLPENTGVQTTVNELESAGEQEITGPLECADEQESAEVPKGDDALERVEVQEGADVMLVSAGALKGAGMLESAGAQLNA; via the exons ATGCAAGAAAGTACTGAGCaggagcactggcgagcaggcaagcgttTGAGAGCAGGTGAGCACGAGCACGCAAGCGAGTGTTGGCGAGCCGGAGAATCTGGTGTGCAGGAGAGCCCGGGCGCGCAGGAGACAACTGGAGCGTTGGCGAGTGCTGGTGAGCTagagagcgcttgtgcgcaggaGACCGCTGGCACGCAGGAAAGTACTGTGCCGGAAAGTGCTGGAGCGCAGGTGAGCTCGGGCATGCAAGCGAGTGTTGGCCTGCCGGAGAACACTGGTGTACAG ACCACCGTGAATGAGCTGGAGAGTGCCGGCGAGCAGGAGATCACTGGGCCATTGGaatgcgctgatgagcaggagagtgctgaaGTACCGAAGGGTGATGACGCTCTAGAACGCGTTGAAGTGCAGGAGGGTGCTGACGTGATGCTGGTGAGTGCTGGTGCACTGAAGGGCGCTGGCATGCTGGAAAGCGCTGGTGCACAACTAAACGCTTAG